One Brassica napus cultivar Da-Ae unplaced genomic scaffold, Da-Ae ScsIHWf_2384;HRSCAF=3082, whole genome shotgun sequence DNA segment encodes these proteins:
- the LOC125600751 gene encoding uncharacterized protein LOC125600751 — translation MEVIHLIAVYAAPTVSRRSGLWGQLKRVIENIAEPVLIGGDFNTILRLDERSGGNGRLSPDSLAFGEWINELALVDMGLRGSTFTWRRGKYTRIFVARRLDRVLCSAQTRVRWQEAVVSHLPFSVRPHTNLCAARTERRGNPKRRPFRFEAAWLKHEGFKDLLSASWNREMRTPEALALLKVKLKKWNKEEEVLWYQKSCEKWVVLGDRNTNYYHTSTIVRSKRNKIEMLKDEDGRWIDQSEELEKLAIAYYRRLYSTEDLNMNTEKLPQQGFTAFTRDEKEILNKPFALRIWRLRFDLWVSSRPQDRMVFNLSSTRTRGK, via the exons ATGGAAGTTATTCACCTTATTGCGGTCTATGCTGCGCCTACAGTCAGTCGTCGAAGTGGGTTGTGGGGACAGTTGAAGCGGGTGATCGAAAATATCGCTGAGCCGGTATTGATAGGAGGAGATTTTAATACTATCTTGAGGTTGGATGAGAGGTCAGGAGGCAATGGTAGACTTTCACCAGACTCCTTGGCGTTCGGTGAGTGGATAAATGAACTTGCGTTGGTtgatatgggtttaagaggaagcACATTCACATGGAGAAGAGGTAAATATACTCGGATTTTTGTTGCTAGAAGGTTGGACAGGGTCTTGTGTAGTGCCCAGACACGGGTAAGGTGGCAGGAGGCGGTGGTCTCGCATCTTCCGTTTAGCGTCAGACCACACACCAATTTATGTGCAGCTAGAACTGAAAGGAGAGGTAATCCTAAGAGGAGACCTTTTCGTTTTGAAGCGGCATGGCTTAAACATGAAGGTTTCAAAGACCTACTCTCGGCATCTTGGAACCGGGAAATGCGTACTCCTGAGGCTCTTGCGTTGTTGAAAGTGAAGCTTAAAAAGTGGAACAAAGAG GAGGAGGTTCTATGGTATCAGAAATCATGTGAGAAATGGGTAGTGCTTGGTGATAGGAATACAAACTACTACCATACGAGTACAATTGTTCGAAGTAAGAGAAATAAAATTGAGATGCTGAAGGATGAAGATGGTCGTTGGATAGATCAGTCAGAAGAATTGGAAAAGCTAGCAATAGCTTATTATAGAAGATTGTATTCAACGGAGGATCTCAATATGAACACAGAGAAACTTCCGCAGCAGGGCTTTACTGCTTTCACGAGAGATGAGAAGGAGATTTTAAACAAACCGTTTGCTCTGAGGATATGGAGACTTCGGTTCGATCTATGGGTAAGTTCAAGGCCCCAGGACCGGATGGTTTTCAACCTGTCTTCTACCAGGACTCGTGGGAAGTAG